Below is a window of Populus alba chromosome 2, ASM523922v2, whole genome shotgun sequence DNA.
CTCAGGACAGGACAGGAAGAGGAGGGCTGAGTGGACCAACCAAAGCCACAGCGGATGCTAGCTAGCCCGTGACAATCATTACTGTAATAATACTACCACGACTACTGGTTTTCTTTTGCCAACAGAATCTTCAAGTCTGATTTTTCCAAGTGTATGTACAACAACGGGTATAGTCTAAAAGTAATAACAGCCCAATACAATAACACctctattctttttaatttctttctcacCAATCCAATTGAAACTagctttcttttatatattaaaaaaaatgcatagaaAACGTGCATTTATTAGGCTCCTCCGGAAGCAAACATCAACACCTCGTCTTCTTTGCACCATCAACCCTGCTCCTTTTCTGGTTcgacaaaaaaaaactgttttattCGTCGCCGAGCATTCTCTTCATATACTGTGTGCTATCTTATACATACCAGAGAGTGCATGGACGTGCatgccacacacacacacagtgcGCACCGAATCTCAGTGATAATAAGCAGCCAGGCAGAGGCATGCCCAGTCAGGAAAACTCGTCGAGAAGTGCCATAAATTTCAATGGGCGTTAATGTAAAAGAggaaataatattcaaatattccCACAACgtaattttcaagaaatatgCTAATTAATACATCAAGAAGTATTGTGCGAGTCAGTTGCTTGCATCTTAATTCCCAAACAATTAACTTTAACTGATGATGCTACACAGCTGTCATGCCATGCAATAATTAATACCCACTGATCGAGTTCGGATATATTATTCCACTACAAGCCTGGTCACCTCGCTTTGCCTGCCTCTTGTTTTGTGCTTGACATtgcaaaatacatatatataaacaaggGAACACAGGGCTTCCCagataatgaaaaaagaaggcTTTCTTTGTATATAACGTGTCAAGCTAAGTCCATACCAACGAAGATTCACGGTTTAGCCGTTCTCAACAGGGTCAAAACCACCACGCACACCACCGTGGTTTCAAACAGAACCGCCATCCGAGACTTTCTTTTGCCCCCCCCGAACGGTTACGTAACGTAAAATAACTTCACCTTTCTCTTCCTTctgcttcatttctttttttaactctGACATTATTCAGacttcatttcaaaaaaaatcatgcgccagttttttcaatttttcaatctttaaataaaaaatatatcaaatgtaTGGATATTATaacatctgatttttttttttaattataaatgtcATAGaacagaaaaattaattattccctGCTTGTTTAGCTAggaataattttattgtgagGGCAAATCTCGGGTTTACGCGCTATCGAACTGTTTagataatattgattttaatttgaaattatcttttatatcaATTTCGTGTTAAAACTTATTCAATCATAGACCACATAAAAGTTGTTCATTTTTCAGGGGATCTAAgataacaaatttaatttaaccatcTACTTAATCTAGAAGTAAGATTGGACGATATTCGTCTCCATTTTTTGTGATTATtagaataaattaatgaaaaatagtaAGTTTTCTATAAAGGAACATCATATACTATGATACAGATTGGACGTGATATTCGTCTCCAATTTAATATGGCTGCCCAAATACTTTCTGATATTTTCACTTCTGTTATCTTATCTCCAAATACTAACAAACAAGGCCTAGCTAGTTGTAACAAACAGTTGGATCTCGAAGTGAGAGCTCGTCGTGAGAAGCCTTTTAGCTCCGCGGGGCTCCCTTGCCCTCGGACTGTGGTGATGGTTAGTCCAGTCCAATAAATAACGGGCCGTGGAGGCCCATTTTCGGGACTCGTCTGCTTTTTCAGAAAGCTTAGAAAGCTAGATGGTTGTTTGTAAAAAGATGTTCTAAAAGTCGCAATTATTTCATGTCAATAAAGCATAAATATATGTAATGCAAAGATATATAATATACTGAAAGCTGTCAGAACAGCTCCTGCCAGGCCTGATTTCTGTGTCTGCCACGTCATCTATCTGTATACAGGAATCATGAAAATCtagtaaaaaaactaatgtgcaaaataatgaaatgattGTATCGTAATCATATTTCCAAAGAATAAGAACACAGTGATTGATTTATGCTAATCCAGATCGAAGTCATTGAGCTGTGCGAGTTGCTGCGCCTAAACATAGAGATTTTCTGTAGTTGATTACTTATTAGAAGTCGTCGTCGTCTTGGAAGCAAGTGTGATTAATTTGATAGATAGTTGTCAACGGAACAGTCTCAATTCAACCCGAGTGAGAACAAAAGCAGAGGTTGGAGAGCTTACCAGAGAGGCAGAGGGTGGAAGACGACACAACTAATAAACTAGAAACACCGAAAGCAACACTTGTGGAGGGAGGGTGGGGTTGATTGTAAATTCACGAGGAGTGCTTTATGGAAAATGAGAAATGACGACGTGTCATGCCAAAGGCAACACCACAACGTACGCAGGGAAGAGCCTTATCAACAATGTGATCTCACGAGGACCATTAGTTTATTCTCTCCTGTTTTAATCTGATGATGAGGATCatgcatgatgatgatgatgaagggCCATTCACTCGGTGTATcgatataaaatccaaaaactgAAAGCAGGTTAATTAGAGCGAGAAACAGGAGGGGGAATAAAGCCAATTTGCATCATGCACAGTGGCACCCATTAGTAGAACGCCAACTTGCGAGACATCATGCATGCTCTCATCCTTTTAAGTTAGTTTCTTGACAGACAAGGAGAACCGAAACTGAAGTGATGACATTAGTACCGATCCTTTCTACCTCCTCCGCCTCCTCTTTCTCGTCGCACAAGTGGCTGAATATGGCCCCATGACCCAAAGGGATGGGGCATGTGTCCACCCTAACCATGTAGTGAACAAAACGTGGCACTCCCTTAGACGTCTAATGACTAGGCACCGCACAAACAGACAAAGCAGCCTCGTAAACTCTCGCCTTTGCCACCAAGTTAAGCTGATTTTCTTGGAAAGTTGAACCTTGGAAACGTCACCATTACTTGAACCTCAATAAGACGAGCTGCAACCGTCTTTTGGCCCccaataattcattaattaaacaatcAATTTAGGGAGTTTCTACTTCGAATTTTCATGGAGGATTATTATATATTACGAAAGGGATACTGCTACTCTACGACTCCTGTTAAGCTACAAATATTAAGTGAAGGGATAAGAAGGGGAAAGGTACAAATTGATGAGTGGGGAGGTGGGCGAAGGAGAGTGCGCTCAACGCAGCCTTTCAGATTCCACAAGGCTCTCAtccacttatttttttatttaattaatagagAACAGTGAAGGATGATGGTGAAAGATTGGGATCTTAGGAGCATCTGGAGATGGCCGTCCTTGTCCCTCCGAGCATTTCGTGTCTCCTAAGCTTTTCTCTGATTTGAACACCATCCCATCTCAAGATTTTAGACTCCTAATTCATCcgcttttgatttttgtttttaccgTTCTATGCAACTTGCAATATCTTTAACTCCCTTCTTAATTTCCAGGCTCAAAACGTGCACCTCACAATACACTATTACTTGGCAAACTGGCTTGacaacatatatataatcaCCCCCGGCCTTTGGGAATATCATCGATCTACCAAAAGATTTAAGGGCCTGTGCTCTTCTTATGCGGCTACAGCGTTTCAAGAGGGCGGCCGCGCAaagatcatgaaaaatatatgcCTTTTTACGATCAATCACCTTTCGAAACACGGTTAGCCTCGTAGACAAACATCTAGGTAACAAcgaaatgagagaaaaaataaatccaactgTGTTAACTGGAAACCGCGACTGAATGAAAATACAGTTGATGATGTGCCCATTTTGTTAGGGGGATAGAAAGAGATATTTGATGTTTGTGCTAACCATAAAACAGAACCCACCTTCGCCTCAAGCCCAATTCCTACGTGAAAGCAAAGCTAGCATTTAGCACAGAGAAATTTGACAATGTTAAAAGGAGAATTATACTTTATGCACCCTCATCCTATTTTGGGTGAGGAAAACGGAAGAAAATTAAGCGTAAAATCAATCAAGAACCATTAGACCATCTTTTTCATCTTCAGGGATggtatcttattattttttaacaggaATGGTGTTTTAttgctctctctttctctccctcaaaaaaaaaaaaaaaaaaccaaaaagacgTATGTGGTCTGCTTTACATCTTGAGAATCTTTATCTAAAACTTGACCAGGATGGCTGTACTTCCCTAGCTACTCCAtcatattcattacaaaatcaTGAATGTATAAGAGAAAACACACACAGACACGGCTCTACAATTCACAATGGACCCATTAATGACCAAAATAAGAAGCTGTCAGCTCAGTTTTCCATGCAAATAACCCCACTCCCCTGTATGCATAGACGAAAGGTGTCTCAGATTGCACATATATACTATatagaatatgaaataaaagatCACAGAGGAGATGCCGGAACACAAGGTATAACTTTAAATATCACTATCCACGAGGACAAACCACGGTGTTCTGTATACATTCCATGCTATCACAATGCCCACCCCTTTATTGCTCCCTTTCCAACAAATCCAAAACCCCACAGTTATATATTTACATGTTATGATATGTACATGCATGGATATGGTAAAATTCCTGACTCAGAAACTCAATTCCAGCAGTAATCAATGCTAAATGTCTATAGGAAGGGACCACTCCCTTACTCCAAAGCTAGCTACTAAAAACACACCACCTCCCATCCTATTAGTATTTACACAAGAAACTTGAGATGTAACCAAATTCCCCCACATCCCATCTCCTCCTTGCCGtcatttttagatttgtttttgtttgactgCTGGTAAATGCTAAATGttttgccaattttttttaatgtttttggtgGGGAGGGTTATGGAGTCTTAAAATGGGGCACGATGAGGTATACCCTTTCTTCTCCTTGCATTACGATGATTGAAAAGGGGAGGAGTAGCCGGAGAAATGTTGGTAGCTGCATCATCACCAGAGCTCTCCGCACCATCATTGTTGGAGGAATAGATTGAGAGCCCGTCCATCAAACGATTGAAAGCATGTGTCCTGCGAATCTTCTTTGGGGTTGAGGACTCATCCGATTCCGACCCACCAAAGAACGGATCCCTATTTTGCTTCAATTTTAGCGCAAATGTAAGGTCCGGGTCACCCCGCTTCATGCCTCCCAGCTAACAAAACGCAAACACCACTTTACTCgaacaaaaaatgaatattgTATTAAACTATCAAAACAGAGCAGTAGAGGAGAGCAGAGCAGAGAACCGATTAATAATTGAGAAGGGAAACCATCATAATTAACCTACCTTGCATCCAAGTGAACAGAATCTGAATGAATCAAGGAGACTTCGACAACAAATTTCACAAGTGTTGGTGACCCCCTTTCCAGGCCTTGGCTGAGGGCGCTCATTGAGGAACACAATCTTGGCGCTATTGATGACGTAAGTCTGTACGCATGATATGTCTATGTACTTCTGTATCTCATTTACTCTCACCACATTATGGTATGAAGATCGCCTTATCTGCAGCAACCCAAGCGTTCAACCAGGTTGTCATTCAATCAATTAATCAATCGAAAAAATCGAGGATAATATGGAGACAGAGTCGACCAACCTGAACAACACGGTGATCTCTGTGATAAATAAGACAATAAGAACAGAAAGCATTTCCCATACAATCCAAGCAGAACATATTACATTCACTCTTATTGGATTCACCATGAACTGCACAGGGAATGAAATAGCTTGCTCTAAGCATGGGTATTAACCATGGTGGACCCATGTCGTGGTCCCCCATTTGCCCAAATGGACTCACCTGCCATCAATTATCACAGACTAGAATGAGTAAATCCCAAGAACACGGTAACAAGATTGAAGCGGAAACAGGGTAGTAGAGACAGAGAGATGCCAAAATGAAAATACCATGACTTTGTAATCACTACTGGTATTGATAAAGATTCAATCTTCTACAACCTCTGCTCCTGATGACTATAGATAATAAACagctgccaaaaaaaaaaaacaccagaaAACTCATTAGCAACACATACTACATGGAAAAAGATTATGCAAGAGAGACACTGATTCATCTGACTGAGACACGTACCTCGACAAGTTGGAGTAGAAAGAAACCGCCACGCCGATCGAAGAAAGCAAGGATTAAGAGAAAGAATGCTGagtggtaatttttttatatatatatatatataggtgggTGCATGTGCCTTCGAGAGAAgaactagaagaagaaagataCTCTGTGATAGAAATGAATACATgtatgatattaatattataaggCCGTCACAGAAACagcacatatttttattttactaatatgtattaacaaaaacaaaaaaacagtgAGAAAGTGAAAATGGGAGCATGGAAACGTGCCCACATTTTCTAGCAGTGGTATATATCGACGGACTTGAAGAGGGACAGCAACACCCAGATTCCCATTTGCTTTATTCACACACGTCCGatcactttcttttcttttctaattaaattcaaGGCACCCCCTCGATCAACCTGTGATCTCCAAGCCCAGCCTTCCGATTTTAAGTGTGTTTTCCATGATTATGATTACAAACACACGAGTTGACGGCACCTTTTCTGTAATACTTTTACCAGATCTCACGTGTGATGAGCATATGTATTTACGAGTCAAACCATGGACACGTGGAGCCAGCATAAAATTAAACCCGGATGGTGACTTGATAAAAATTGCTCACTCATTCGATACTTGATGACTTAGCTTCTCATCCAATTCACTTGTTTAAGacttgaataaaatttatttgatgctCGATGACTCAGCTCCTTATCCAATCAACTTGTTAAAAAccaatttgatattaaatttgatttttattaattttttaaaaaaattattttaattgaaataaattaacttaatttgatTTACCTTACTCATGATATCGAGttttataattgataaaaaaatccagTGTTTTTACCATGTATcatcttacaaaataaaattcatgatatttttttttttgtaattttttatataactatgttttttatctaatatttgTTGCGGTTTGCTTTTTATATGGTTGTCCCACTTATATAACTAGTGATGTGGGTTTAATGTATTAACCTtgttgacttaattttttttattgacatttttttttttgagttgattataaattagattttatgatttattttagtttatcttttatttaattatatcggTCTTATAACTCGGATCACGAGTTTTATGAATTTACTTGGGGTTGACTCATGTCATTttattgtgttctttttttatatttattatttttatttttttcttcaacaataagttaattgaaaattgtgttttattatttattttaatttgctttatatgaagttatcataatctcatgatCTGAATGGTAAGTTTAACAAGGTTACATggatttatttagatttttttttttatgaagttatcttaaTCTTATGACACATATTTTGAGTTTAGCaggttaattttatcttttaatattgagttaattaagaatttgatttcataattttttttatttgtttcgtATATAATTACTATGATCTTGTGATTTATGTTGtgaatttgacaaattaactcaAGTTGCTTTAAATCGATCCAATatgtcattattttaatattttactaatcattcagattatttttaaactcatcaaGTCCACTGAATCACATTGGTTTGGCCTCtacattatataatttttcccACCACACCCAAATGTATTCTCACATAAGTTttcgattattattattattattattaaaagaagCAAAACTATATACATACATGCacacaaaaatgtttttaaaaaatagagcaAATACATTTAATAAGTAATAAAACCAGTTGCCATATCGTGTTGATATGATATCATATTGTTGAATAATATATTATCTTAGCAAGATTTTCCTCCATAATCTTGCTGTATTTAATGTATCCTCAGacaaagagaaagggaaaactTCCTAGATTTtgctattaaatttaaaacccttACCATGGGTCCATGCTAATtgaactttttatttcttttcttagtgTGAAACCGATCCGAGATCGACAATGAATGAAAGAAAtgatagtgttttttattttgtttttttgagtaATAAGAGTACATTTTCAATGTATggaataaattttagaaagagTTGATGAAagtggaaagaaaaagaagaagaagcaaatccTGGGACCAAAGTAATGAAAACAATGCTCATATAGGCTCAAAATTATGAACATGCAAATCCATAGTCAAAATCTAGACCACCCTCTACCCCTCAGTTTCCAAAAACTAAAACCAGTAAGAACATGGAGGAAGAAAGGGGACCAAAGTCAACTGGTACTAGGAATGTTTCTTTGATTAACTCTTTATTTATGCCTTGTGATGGGAATAACATCTTATGTCTACCTCTCAGTGGTAGAAGACGGGAGGACCAGCTTGCTTGGAGGGGGGATAGCTGGAATATACTCAGTTCAAAGAGGGTACTTCAAAGTTTATGGTAAGAAATTCCGAGCAGAGATTGTTAAGAATACAGAGGCACATGTTGGAATATaatttgaaagttgaaaccaTGATCACCAGGAGTGAAACACTTGTTATGAAGACTTGGACGTGGTATCATGCCACCAAATTAAGGACAACTTGGCCAGAGGAGGGGTGATCATTGAAGGGAGATGCTACCGCCGTGGAGGAGAACCCGAATCAATTACATATCTTCCCGGAAGGTGTGAGCCGTGGGTTATGGCGCGTGGTAGGTCAGAGATGGCTAGATATCTCAGGATACACAGAGCCGTGATAAAAGTGGCAGGAAGCTCTACGTTGGGAGTATCAGCCTGCCGGCAACACTCTTAAGCCTTTGAGAGATTGGTGTGGGAGTTATCGGAGGTCAGATCATGGCTGCAACAACACAAGGATTGCCACTAACGGGTGTAGCCTAAGATGCGGGACAAAGAGAGATCAAAATGATTCTTTGTGGGCGGCGCAGTAAGGAAGGAAAGGTGACAGGACAGCGCAGGCCTCGGCAAAACAAGACCCGAGGAAGGTGTTTGGATGGAGGAAGCCACCCCTCCCCTCTCTATTGGGTTCTTAGTTAATATTGATTGATGTATGCTCTGtgccttaattaattttagcagCATCGTTTCCTCAACCCACCCCCATTGTCATTGTTCTCTCGAAGATCAGAATCGTTGAATGATGATTTGTGTTTCCACTCGGCGGATTTGGCactccaattaaaaaaacaaacgcaCGCGACCTTCCCCTTTGGTGCTCAAGCTTTAGATGCACATTTcgttgtttattattattattattattaatataaatattcgagTCAgcttatatatcttaattaatcttataGACCTTGAAATTAACATTATATAAGctttcaataattttgagaTTTATAAGACTCGAactaataacatattaaaaacaaatctagaacATAACCagttaaattacataaaaatacccatatccttctttatcttcttatggattgctttgaattttaattcCTCTCTCTTTGACCCGACCATAAGTGGACTCGTAGGCCCCCAACTCGACCCATTGGGCCCATAAACTAGCAGCTCTCTTGTGCATTTAGACCCAATCAAAGCAATCAATGCTTCCTGATTTCTTTTACTATTATGtacatgaatattaattatcaAGTGGTTGCATGCCATGTGTTGTGGGGATGGCACAATTTTAGTTATTCCattatttatatgtaattaattatttaataatcaaattgTTTTATCAAAATCTTACTAATATATTATCGTTGCTATTATTACAATCATGTAAATTAACCAGAGATCATACAGATAAAAATGTTTAATCTGAATTCTTTATAGTGTTTTATTTGGTatcaatccttaatttttttaattgaaatttaatttgcaAAATTTATATCCTAAGAATAAAGTCAAAACAAATCCTTTTAAAAacctatataatatattttattttactatgcgTGTAAAGATGGATTCAGtatgtgtttaattgttttttgtagacatcaagattttattgtttgaaacTTACATATAATGATGCCCAACaattaacagaaaaaacaaatcatgtgaGAAAAATGTTATAGCTTCTCTTACAAAATAATACTGTAGATTACTACAGTTTTTGCTCACGATTGACTAGGCTGGGCAGGAATTGCAAGGGAGGGTTACGTGGCTAACTAGCCACCAAGTACTTGTGAATAGAAAGGCTTGAAAAGGAGGAAGACAATGATCTCTCTCTCGATTACAGATTATATAAAAAGCTAATGCTATGTTTGAAacttgtttcaaggaaaacaaattcctggaattcgtttttcttatttttccatgtttggTAACAATATGGAACAGTAAGTCAACGAAAACTTAATTCCGATCAACATAAAACAGTTGCtttgagaaaggaaagtgtttttcttctgataaagaaaggaaaacactttcctttttttattacaacAAAGAGCACAAATCACGATCTTCCCtagcaaaaaacattttcataacacaaatcaagctacaaaaaacacaatttttccaTTCATCACTCACATTCGGCATTTGTATTCTGAACAAATAAACCAAATCAAGGGCACAAAATCAAGTGCA
It encodes the following:
- the LOC118042013 gene encoding protein RGF1 INDUCIBLE TRANSCRIPTION FACTOR 1; this translates as MVSPFGQMGDHDMGPPWLIPMLRASYFIPCAVHGESNKSECNMFCLDCMGNAFCSYCLIYHRDHRVVQIRRSSYHNVVRVNEIQKYIDISCVQTYVINSAKIVFLNERPQPRPGKGVTNTCEICCRSLLDSFRFCSLGCKLGGMKRGDPDLTFALKLKQNRDPFFGGSESDESSTPKKIRRTHAFNRLMDGLSIYSSNNDGAESSGDDAATNISPATPPLFNHRNARRRKGIPHRAPF